The following are from one region of the Coffea eugenioides isolate CCC68of chromosome 2, Ceug_1.0, whole genome shotgun sequence genome:
- the LOC113763382 gene encoding proline-rich extensin-like protein EPR1 — protein MGIPQFRREGWLGFYLTLLLALSLCHGKHVQVKIVGSTECARCTSDVVKTWHPTSSGARLAIECKSPDGNFRTLGKGDFDAKGNFEINFLEADMRKKECYLKLHSSSGAPCPVQLAKRILAVMLKSIDNPKQTSATTPRLKFSSNSCIAAISRMSYESNPVESSSPRQSKNGNIERLPPTFTEYIKPLQPTPQLKQNLARPPVSVSRKLLTHPIQIFPPIIPPLVPAIHYPFPALAPLVGIPFPTPEPIYQKPLPPSANSPEPIIQKPYPPLAPTYQKPLPPSANSPMPIIHKPYPPPAPKFKKSSPPPLPVEKPNDPANPPIFISPASLPQPNPSHEQAPSPLSNVRPSPSSATPSNSFSPFPRAPPIPALPPIPTVPRRYFNLPKSGHKSPTPPTKSHS, from the exons ATGGGGATTCCCCAGTTCCGTCGAGAAGGCTGGTTAGGCTTCTATCTGACCCTACTTTTGGCTTTGAGCCTGTGCCATGGCAAGCATGTCCAAGTCAAAATAGTTGGATCCACCGAGTGTGCACGATGCACCTCTGATGTAGTAAAAACCTGGCATCCAACTTCTTCAG GGGCACGCCTGGCAATTGAATGCAAGTCTCCTGATGGGAATTTTAGGACTTTGGGAAAAGGAGATTTTGATGCCAAAGGGAATTTCGAAATTAATTTTCTTGAAGCTGATATGAGGAAAAAGGAATGCTATCTGAAGCTCCACAGTTCATCAGGCGCGCCATGTCCGGTACAATTGGCCAAGAGGATCTTGGCCGTGATGCTCAAGTCTATAGATAACCCAAAACAAACCTCAGCCACGACACCAAGGCTTAAATTTTCTTCCAATTCATGCATTGCAGCGATTTCAAGGATGTCCTACGAGAGCAACCCAGTAGAATCTTCTTCTCCGAGACAATCAAAAAATGGAAATATTGAAAGATTGCCACCAACTTTCACAGAATATATTAAGCCTCTCCAACCAACACCCCAGCTGAAACAAAACTTGGCTCGACCACCTGTTTCAGTGTCAAGGAAACTGCTTACCCATCCTATTCAAATTTTCCCACCAATAATTCCTCCTCTTGTTCCAGCCATTCATTATCCATTTCCAGCACTTGCTCCTCTTGTTGGAATCCCATTTCCCACACCAGAGCCTATCTATCAGAAGCCCCTTCCGCCATCTGCAAACTCACCAGAGCCTATCATTCAGAAACCATATCCTCCACTGGCTCCAACATATCAGAAGCCCCTGCCTCCATCTGCAAATTCACCAATGCCTATCATTCACAAACCGTATCCTCCACCAGCTCCAAAATTTAAGAAATCATCTCCACCGCCTCTACCAGTTGAAAAACCAAATGATCCAGCTAACCCTCCTATTTTTATTTCTCCAGCATCACTTCCTCAACCAAATCCATCACATGAGCAGGCACCATCACCCTTATCTAATGTACGGCCTTCCCCATCATCAGCTACGCCCAGCAATTCATTTTCTCCATTTCCAAGAGCTCCCCCAATACCCGCACTTCCTCCTATTCCCACTGTTCCGAGGAGGTATTTCAACTTACCCAAGTCCGGGCACAAATCTCCAACTCCTCCTACCAAATCTCATTCCTAA
- the LOC113761984 gene encoding proline-rich protein 4-like has product MRGVSHLLFLLVSIFFVVSFCRADDKTVQVVGAGECADCKDFKIKTSQAFSGLRVTVDCKLKNGEVTRRGSGELDSDGKFRVSVPREILKDGKLDEECFAQLHSASATPCPAHNGLEANKIVAKPDTDGKLTFGPAESVKFTSALCASAFLWPFFKNPPLPTGHPWFTHPPLPKLPFPPIYKKPLPPIPIYKKPLPPPIPIYKKPLPPPVPIIKPPPIIKPLPPPVPIYKPPVYKKPLPPPVPIYKPPVVKKPCPPPVPIYKPPVYQKPLPPPVPIYKPPVYQKPLPPPVPIYKPPVYQKPLPPPVPIYKPPVYQKPLVPFPFFPKPPFPFKKPFPPVPKLPPLPKFPPKVFPPHPIVGLLPPLSPHLSTP; this is encoded by the exons ATGAGGGGTGTTTCCCATCTTCTGTTCTTATTGGTTAGTATCTTCTTTGTTGTCAGCTTTTGCCGTGCTGATGACAAAACGGTCCAGGTTGTTGGGGCTGGAGAATGCGCAGATTGCAAGGACTTTAAGATCAAGACTAGTCAGGCCTTCTCAG GGCTACGTGTGACTGTTGATTGCAAGCTCAAAAATGGAGAGGTGACAAGAAGGGGTTCTGGAGAGCTTGATTCAGACGGGAAGTTCAGGGTATCCGTTCCCAGAGAAATTCTGAAAGATGGGAAACTAGATGAGGAGTGCTTTGCACAACTCCATAGTGCATCAGCAACCCCATGCCCAGCGCACAATGGCCTTGAAGCCAACAAAATTGTAGCCAAGCCAGATACTGATGGAAAACTGACTTTTGGTCCAGCTGAAAGTGTCAAGTTCACCTCAGCACTGTGTGCTTCAGCTTTCTTGTGGCCATTCTTCAAGAATCCACCTTTGCCCACGGGCCATCCCTGGTTTACACACCCTCCTTTGCCTAAGTTGCCTTTCCCCCCAATCTACAAGAAACCACTCCCACCAATCCCTATTTACAAGAAGCCACTTCCACCACCAATCCCAATCTACAAAAAACCACTTCCTCCGCCTGTTCCCATAATCAAGCCTCCTCCAATCATAAAACCTCTTCCACCCCCCGTGCCAATCTACAAGCCTCCGGTGTACAAGAAGCCACTTCCACCGCCAGTGCCAATCTACAAGCCTCCAGTAGTCAAAAAGCCATGTCCACCGCCGGTGCCAATCTACAAGCCTCCTGTGTACCAGAAGCCACTCCCACCGCCGGTGCCAATCTACAAGCCTCCGGTGTACCAGAAGCCACTCCCACCGCCG GTGCCAATCTACAAGCCTCCGGTGTACCAGAAGCCACTCCCACCGCCGGTGCCAATCTACAAGCCTCCGGTGTACCAGAAGCCACTTGTACCTTTCCCATTTTTCCCAAAACCACCATTCCCCTTCAAGAAACCCTTTCCACCAGTTCCTAAGCTTCCTCCTCTTCCAAAGTTCCCTCCGAAGGTCTTCCCCCCTCACCCTATAGTTGGACTTTTGCCTCCTCTGTCACCTCATTTGTCTACTCCTTAG